From Methylococcus capsulatus:
GCGGGACCGATGGATCGATCGTCGACATGCGCATCGCCTTCGGATTGCCGTTTCAGCCATAGATGGAGAAAACCTATGTTTCTCAAGAAAAAACAGAATGGACATCTGGTCGAGATTCTCGGCCTCGGCGATTTGTTCAATCCGATGCACAAAATGGTGCCCGGCCGCCTGCATTACGGGGAAGAGCTGCAGGACCCTGAGAAGTTCGATAAGTCGGATCTGGTGTTCCCCTCCGGCGAGGAACTGCCTCGCTGCTGGGTCGATCCCCATTACCGCGACAGCGAGCTGAAGAAGTAACCTCCGGCTTCAGTCGGAAGCCAGACGGTGCGCCTGCCGGGTGGTTTCCGGCAGGCGGTAGCGGGGGGCGCAGCGCAATACCCAGTCCACCGCGGTCGACAGGCTCAGCCGATGCCCCACTGAGACGTACACCGGCTGGACGCCCCGGCGGGTCCGCACCACCGCACCGACGATTTCGTCGCTGTCGATCAGCGGTATCCAACTTCCCCGCTCCTCCGCCAATTCTCCATGTGTTCCGACCAGGCGGGTTTTGCCGACGCCGATGGTCGGAATTTCCGTCAACACCCCGAGGTGGCAGGCGATGCCGAAACGCCGCGGATGCGCATAGCCGTGCCCGTCCACCAGGATGAGTTCGGGTAGGAAATTCAGCCGCTCCAGCGCTTCGAGCAGCGCGGGCAGTTCGCGAAAAGACAGCAGACCGGGAATATAGGGGAAACAGGTCGGCTGGCGAACGATGGACTGATCGATGAGGCGGAGGCTGGGAAAATCGAGCACGGCGACCGCGGCCCGGGTGATCCTGCCCCGGTCTTCGAATCCTACGTCCACGCCGGCCACGGCGCGGATTTCGGCAGGAAGCGCGTCTTCGGCCAGTACCAGCGGGCGGAGCCGGGCCTGCAGGCCGGCCGCTTCCCGGGGGCTTAGATCCCAGCGGTGCGCGTGGCGGAGCGCCAGGCCCAAGGTCAGTGCCCGGCCCGCTTGGCCTCGTCCCAGAAGGCATCGAGCTCGGCCAGGGTGCAGTCGGCCAGTTGCTTGCCGGCCCGCTCCACGCATGCTTCGATGAACCGGAAACGCCGGCGGAACTTGCGGTTGCCTTCCCGCAGCGCGGTTTCGGCGTCCACGTCCAGATGGCGGGCGAGGTTGACCAGTACGAACAACAAATCGCCCATTTCCTCTCGCACATGCGCCGTATCGCCCGAGGCGACGGCTTGTTCCAGTTCATCCAGTTCTTCGCGGACCTTGCCCAATACCTCGGCCGGTGAATCCCAGTCGAAGCCATGGCGGGCTGCGCGTTTCTGCAGTTTCTGCGCTTCCATCAAGGCCGGCAGGGCGGTGGCGACGCCCTCGAGAATACTGCCGGGGGGCTGGCCGGTTTGCTCCGATTGTTCTTCGAGCTTGGACGTCTCCCAATAGCGCAGCCTTTCCGTATCGCTGGCGAAGTCAACGCCGGCGAAGACGTGCGGATGGCGGCGTTCCAGCTTGTCGGCGATCGCGGCAGCGACGGCTTCGAAATCGAACAGCCCCTGTTCCTCCGCCATCCGCGAATGGAACGCAACCTGCAGCAGCAGATCGCCCAGTTCGTTACGCAGATCGGTGAAATCGCCTCTTTCGATGGCATCGGCGACCTCATAGGCTTCTTCCAGCGTGTAGGGGACCAGGCTGGCGAAGTCTTGCTGGCGGTCCCAAGGGCAGCCTGTGTCCGGGTCCCGCAAGCGGGCCATGATTTCGAGGAGGCGGCGGGTCTGCTGCACGGTCAGAAGGCGTAATCGAAGTTTTCCCGGAAGCGTTCCCGGAACGACTCGAGCGAGAAACTGTGATTCTGGGTGCCGGCGGTTTCCACCTTGATCGCGCCCATGAGCGAGGCAATGCGGCCCGTGGTGACCCAGTCCAGGTCTTCGAGCAGGCCGTAGATCAGCCCGGCCCGGTAGGCGTCGCCGCAGCCGGTGGGATCGAGCACGGCGGTGGGGCGTGCGGCGGGGATTTCATGGCAGGCTCCGGCGGCGTAGATAAGGGAGCCGCCGGCCCCACGGGTGACGATGACAGCATCGACCCGTTCGGCCAGCCGGCTCGGATTCAGGCCGGTGCGCTCCTGCATCAGGCGCGCCTCGTAGTCGTTCAGTGTGACCCAATTCGCCAGTTCGACGAACTTGAGCAGCTCCTCCCCATCGAACATCGGCATCCCCTGACCCGGATCGAAGATGAAGGGGATGCGGGCATCGGCGAACTGGCGCGCATGCTGGAGCATGCCTTCCTTGCCGTCGGGTGCCACGATGCCGAGGCGGATGCCGGCATCGGTCGGCACATCGTTCAGATGGGAAAAGGACATGGCCCCCGGATGGAAAGCGGTGATCTGGTTGTCGTCCATATCGGTGGTGATATAGGCCTGCGCGGTGTAGCTGTCCTCGATCGTCCGGATGTAGTCCCGCCGGATGCCACAGTACGCCAGCCATTGGGCATACGGTCCGAAATCCCTGCCGACGGTGGCCATCGGCAACGGGTCGTGGCCCAGCAGTTTGAGGTTGTAGGCGATGTTGCCGGCACAGCCACCGTATTCGCGGCGTAGTTCCGGCACCAGGAACGAGACGTTCAGGATATGGACCTGATCGGGCAGGATGTGGTGTTTGAAACGGTCCTGAAACACCATGATGGTGTCATAGGCCATGGAGCCGCAGATGAGAGCGCTCATGCCGGTATCGTCCTGCTGTCGTCAGAGTGAAATGGCTTAGTCTGCCGGGAGTGTTTCAGCGAATCAAGATGAGGAGCCAGACGCCGCCGGCCAGGACCAGCGAGCTCAGCACCGCCGCGGAACCGATGTCCTTGGCCCGGCCGGACAGGTTGTTCCGCTCGATGCCGATGCGGTCGATCGTTACCTCGACGGCGGTGTTGAGCAGTTCGACGATCAGGACATTGATCAACACCCCCACCAGGAATGCCCGCTCTATCCCCGATTCGCCCAGCCACAAACCGAGCGGCACACCGGCCAGGGCCAGCCAGCACTCCTGGCGGAAAGCCTCTTCATGGCGCCAGGTGGCGCGGAATCCGGCGAGGGAATTGATGAATGCTGCGTAAAGGCGGGCAAAGCCCTTGAGATTTTGTCCAGCCATAGATTTCCTGCGAAAACGAAAGCCAAAGTTGCAATCAACCACTATCACACGCAGAGGTTACAACCGTGTTGTGGCCAGGCCCTCCGTCTGAACGCAAAAAGGGGACTATGCTTAACGAGTGAAGAGCGATGACTGGGGGACGGCATTCTGTGGACCAGGGGCCGCACAGCCGTCGGGGAATGCCGTGCAAACGGCCTGCGCAGAGGAGAGAGTCATGGATATGAAGCGAAACGGTTTTCTCAGGAGGCCACTTTGGCTGCTGGCGCTGGGCTCCTGTGTCTGTGCCGTGTCACCGACGTGGGCGGCCTATACGTGCGGTTTCCAATACACTGTCACCAGCCAGTCGGCGGACGCCTTCAGCGCCAGCGTGAAGGTGACCAACATGGGCGATGCACTGAGCGAATGGACCATTTCGTGGAACATGCCCGACGGACAAAGAATCACCCGGCTGTGGAACGCCCGATGGTCGCAAAAGCGAGCCACGGTTAAAGTGCGTAACCTCGAGTCCAACCGCAACGTAGCGAGCGGAGGTGTCATCGAGTTCGGATTCGATGCCAGTCATACCGGGACCAACGGAATTCCTGCGAGCATGACGCTCAATGGAGCACAATGCTCATCGACTCCGACTCCGACTCCGACTCCGACTCCGACTCCGACTCCGACTCCGACTCCGACTCCGACTCCGACTCCGACTCCGACTCCGACTCCGACTCCGACGCCGACGCCGACGCCGACGCCGACGCCGACAGCCAACCCGATCGGCATCAACATCACCGGGCTGTCCTATTATGGGACCGAGGTGCCGTTCCTGAATCTGTTCAAGCTGTCCGAACCCTGGCTGACCCAGTGTGATGCCTACCAGGATCCGAACTGCAGCGCCTTCGTCGAACCCGGCGGCAGTTCCTGGAACACGAGGGAGCAGGCTAAGTTGATTCTGGATTCGAACGGCTACCCGCGCTCGCTGCCCGATCCCGCCCAGGGTGCGGCTACCGGCACCAACTACACATCGGTCGCGACCCTGGTCCCCACCGGCTTGAATTCCGCCAACCCCGCCGGACGGTTCATCGTCCTCTATGATGGCGAAGGCGCCTTGGCGTATGGCCGCGGCGCGAGCCGAAATGCCTTGCTGTCCTCACCCGGCCGCGATGTCATCGACGTCTCGACCGATGGGATCCAGACCTGGATCCAGGTCTCCATCAAGGTCACCGATCCCAACAAGACCGGCAATCACATCAGGAACCTGCGTGTGCTGCAGGCCGGCGGAGTCTGCAGCAACGATCCGGCGGCGTACTGCGACCCCTCGGCGGCGCAGAGCGGCTGTGCAAGCGGTGGCTCGTGCCGGTCGTTCGAGCAGGTTTACCCTACTCAACCGTTCGACCCTCGCTTCCTGCGCAACCTGGCGGGTTTCAAAGCCGTCCGCTTCATGGCGTTCCAGAACACCAACAACTCGCAGGTCGAACTGTGGGCCGACCGTACCCTGCCCGACGACGTCACCTGGGTGTCCGAGCGCGGCGATGGCGGTCCGGTGGAGATGGCGGTGGCGCTCGGCAATCAGCTGAACGCCGATATCTGGGTGAACATGCCGACCCATGCGGACGACGGCTATGTGCGCAGTTTCGCCGCTCTGGTGAAGAACACACTCGCGGCCAGCCGGAAGGTGTACGTGGAGTACAGCAACGAGGCCTGGAACGGCGCGTTTTCCGCCGGGAGCTGGATGGAGAATCAGGCGCTCACGCGTTGGGCCGGCGCCAGCGACACACCCTTCGGCAAGCGCCTGCAATGGTATGGCATGCGCACCGCCCAGATCTGCGACATCTGGAAAGAAGTCTGGGGCGCAGCGTTCGACCGGGTGGTGTGCGTCCTGGGCGCTCAGGCGTCCAATACTTGGACCGCCACACAGGCGCTGGATTGCCCCTTATGGGCGGCGGAGAACGGCGGAACCCCATGTGTGCAGCACGGCATCCGCGCGCTGGCCATCGCGCCCTATTTCGGCTATTACCTCGGTCTGCCGGAGAATCAGACGGTCATGGACGCATGGACCGGTCAGGCGGACGGCGGGCTGGCCAGCCTATTCGCCGAACTCCTGCAGGGCGGCTCCTTCGCCAACGGGCCGACCGGCGGCGCGCTGGAGGAAGCAAGGCGGCAGATGCTGCAGTACAAGGTCGCCGCCGCGGAATACGGCCTGGAACTGGTCGCTTACGAAGGCGGACAGCATCTGGCGGGCGTCGGCGAAGTGGCCAACGACAATGCGGTCACCGATCTGTTCCTCGCCGCCAACCGCGACGGCCGCATGGGTCCGGTCTATACCCGGCACCTGAACGACTGGGGCGCCGCGGGCGGCGGACTCTACAATCTGTGGAACAGCGTCGAGCCCTATTCGAAATGGGGGGCGTGGGGATTGCTGGAATACCGCGATCAGGGCGGCGCGCCGAAATACGACGCGGTGAAGGGTCTACTCTCGCAGTAGTGTTCCCCGGGACCGGACGGCCCCTTTTTACCCTTCGGCGATGGCCCGGTAGTGTTCGGCGTCGAACAGCCGGTCCAGTTCGGAAATGTCCTCAGGTCTCACGGCGAACAGCCAGGCCTCGTATGGCGACTGGTTGACGCGCTCCGGCGCATCGGCCAGCGCCTCGTTGCGAGCGACGATCTCTCCGCTCAAGGGGCTGTTGACATCCGCTGCCGTCTTCACCGATTCGATCACCGCACAGGCCTCGCCGGCGCGCACGCGGCGGCCGACGGCCGGCAGTTCCAGGTAGACCAGATCCCCCAGCGCTTCCTGGGCATGGTCGGAAATTCCGACCTTGACGGTTCCATCTGCTTCCAGGCGGGCCCATTCGTGGGTCTTGGCGTATTTCAGCCCAGCCGGCAAGTTGCTCATGAGTCGGTGTCCTCTTCCTCGGGTCGGTCAAACGGCCATTCTCACAACTTATGTGAAATCGCCAGGCAGGTAAAGGCGTGTGCTAAGCAACGCAGTGTCACCGACCGGTGTTTCCCAGTCCTTCGGCACCGTTTGCGGGTAAACTACAGCGAACCCATACTGGAAATTTTTGGTCAGGAGCCATCGAGAATGAGCGTTACCCAGGCGGATGTCGAAGCCGCCCTGAAAAACTTCGTCGATCCCAATCTCGGCGTCGATTGGTTCGCCGCCAAGTCGGTGAAAAAGATGAGCGTGGACGGCGACCGCGTGAGCCTTAGCATCGCGCTGGGCTATCCCGCCGGTTCCTGCCGCGATGAACTGGCGCAGGCTGCGAAAGCCGCGATCCAGGCGGCGGTCGGCGCCGCCGAGGTCGAGATCGACATCGTCTCGGAAATCGTTTCCCATGCGGTACAGAAGGGCTTGAAGCCGATGCCGGGGGTGCGGAATATCATCGCCGTCGCCTCGGGCAAGGGCGGGGTGGGCAAGTCGACCACGGCGGTCAATCTGGCCTTGGCCCTGGCCGCTGAAGGCGCGCGGGTCGGTATTCTCGACGCCGACATCCACGGTCCCAGTCAGCCGCTGATGCTGGGGGTGTCCGGGCGGCCCGAAACCGAAGGCAGGAAAATCCGCCCTATCGTTGCGCACGGTCTCCAATCCATGTCCATCGGCTATCTGATCGACGAGGATACCCCGATGATCTGGCGCGGCCCGATGGTCGTCGGCGCCTTGCAGCAACTGTTGAACGATACCCTGTGGGAGGACCTCGATTACCTGATCGTTGACCTACCGCCCGGTACCGGCGACATTCAGCTCTCGCTGGCGCAGCAGATCCCGGTGTCCGGCGCGGTCATCGTCACCACCCCGCAGGACATCGCTTTGCTGGACGCGCAGAAGGGCCTCAAAATGTTCGAGAAGGTCAGCATCCCCGTCCTCGGCATCATCGAGAACATGAGCATCCATGTGTGCAGCCGCTGCGGACACGCCGAACCGATCTTCGGCGAGGGCGGCGGCGAGAAGATGGCGCATAAGTATGGTACCGAACTGCTCGGTCAGTTGCCGCTGAACCGCAGTATCCGCGAAGACGCCGACGGCGGCCGGCCGACCGTGATCGCGGCGCCGGACAGCGAGCCAGCCCGGATATACCGGAGCATCGCCCGCAAGGCCGCGGCACGGCTGGCGCTCAAGGCCAAGGACTACAGCGGCCGCTTCCCGACCATCACTGTAGTGAACAACTGACCGGATCGACATGGGCATCAAATCAGACCGCTGGATACGGAAGATGGCGCGGGAGCACGGCATGATCGAGCCGTTCGAGCCGCATCAGGTTCGGCACGGTGAATCCTCCGGTGTCATTTCCTACGGCACCTCGAGTTATGGCTACGACGTCCGCTGCTCCAACGAATTCAAGATATTCACCAACATCAACTCGGCCATCGTCGATCCCAAGAACTTCGACCAGAACAGTTTCGTCGACCTGGTTTCGGACGTGTGCATCATTCCGCCCAATTCGTTCGCGCTGGCCCGGACGGTGGAGTACTTCCGCATCCCCCGCGACGTGCTGACCATCTGCCTGGGCAAGTCGACCTATGCCCGCTGCGGCATCATCGTCAATGTCACGCCCCTGGAGCCGGAATGGGAGGGGCACGTGACCCTGGAGTTTTCCAATACCACACCCCTGCCGGCGAAGATTTATGCCAATGAAGGCGTTGCCCAGGTATTGTTCCTAGGCGCCGACGATGTCTGCGAAACCTCCTACCGGGACCGCAGCGGCAAATACCAGGGCCAGACCGGTGTCACTCTGCCCAAGGCTTGATTTCGACCTTTTCGGAGAACCCAGTTCATGCTCGATTCCACCACTCTTTTCGCCGATGCCTGCCGCTTCATCCCCGGCGGCGTGAACTCCCCGGTTCGCGCCTTCCGCGGCGTGGGGGGGACGCCAGTGTTCGTCGAACGCGCCGAAGGCCCTTATCTTTATGGCGTGGATGGCAAGGCCTATATCGACTACGTCGGGTCCTGGGGGGCTATGGTGCTCGGCCATGCCCACCCGGAGGTGCTGAAGGCAGTGCATGCCGCGGTCGATCGGGGCTTGAGCTACGGCGCGCCCACCGTGGCCGAAACCGCCATGGCCAAGACGGTCTGCGCACTGGTGCCGTCGCTGGACCGGGTGCGGATGGTCAGTTCCGGTACTGAGGCGACCATGAGCGCCATCCGGCTGGCTCGCGGCTGCACCGGTCGCGACAAGATCGTGAAATTCGAGGGCTGTTACCACGGCCATTCCGATTCGCTCCTGGTCAAAGCCGGTTCCGGCGCTCTCACCCTCGGCGTGCCCAGCTCGCCCGGTGTACCACCCAGCCTGGCGGAGCACACCCTGACCCTGCCTTACAACGATGCCGTCGCAGTGCGGGAGGTCTTCGCGCGTCACGGGGCCGAGATCGCCTGCATCATCGTCGAACCCGTGGCGGGCAACATGAACTGTGTGCCGCCGGTTCCGGGATTCCTGGAGACCCTGCGCGACGTTTGTGATGCAAGCGGCGCAGTATTGATTTTCGACGAGGTAATGACCGGCTTCCGGGTGGCGTTGGGGGGTGCGCAGGCGCATTACGGCGTATGTCCGGATCTGACCACACTGGGCAAAGTCATCGGGGGCGGCATGCCGGTCGGGGCTTTCGGCGGGCGGCTCGACATCATGGCGCAGCTCGCGCCGACGGGGCCGGTGTACCAGGCCGGCACGCTGTCGGGTAACCCCGTGGCCATGGCGGCCGGATCGAAGACCCTGGAGCTGATCTCGCAGCCGAAGTTTTTCGACGAGCTGGCGGAAAAGACCCGCCACTTAGCCGAAGGCTTGCGGGTCCGGGCGGAGCAGGCGGGGATTCCCCTGAGTGTCAACTGGGTCGGCGGCATGTTCGGCCTGTTCTTCACCGAACAGGAGGGCGTGAGGCGGTTCGACCAGGTCATGGCCTGTGACCAGGAGCGTTTCCGGCGGTTTTTCCATGGCATGCTGGAAGAGGGTGTCTACCTCGCGCCATCTGCTTTCGAGGCAGGTTTCGTGTCTGCGGCCCACGACTACGAGGTCCTGGACCGTACCCTCACCGCGGCCGAGCGGGTATTCGCCGGGCTTTGAGCCTGGAAGCCGTCCACCTGTGGGTTGACCAGCACCCGCATCTTGCCGGGCTGGCGGTGTTCGCCATCGTTCTGGCCGAATCGCTTGCGGTCGTCGGCCTGCTGCTGCCGGGCACAATCCTGATCTTTGCTTTCGGCACGCTGGTGGGTGGCGGTACGATGGATTTCGTTTCCACTTATGCCTGGGCATTGAGTGGTGCTCTCCTGGGGGATGGCGTCAGTTTCTGGCTGGGTTGGCGCCATCGCCAGCGGATCCGGACCACTTGGCCATTCAGCCGGTTCCCGGCCGTGCTGGAGCGTGGTGTCGGTTTCTTCCGCCGCTACGGCGGTCATAGCGTCCTGTTCGGCCGGTTCTTCGGCGCCGTGCGCGGCATCGTACCGCTGGTGGCCGGCATGGCCGGCATGCCGCCGGGCCGCTTCGTCGGCTACAGCGCCGTGGCGGCGGCCCTGTGGGTTCCACTGTTCCTGGCTCCTGGTGTCCTGTTCGGCGCATCGCTGGAACTGGCCTCGGGAACGACGGCCCGGCTGGTCGGCCTCGGGCTCGCACTCATCGCACTGCTCTGGTTCGCAGTGTGGGTGACGGTACGGGTTTATGCGATCCTTCAACCCAGAACTCGCGACCTGATCCTGCTGATGTTCCGCATCGCCAGGGACCATCGTCTGCTCGGTCGCATCACGCTGCCGTTGCTCGATTCCGAGCGGCGGGACTACGGAGGTCTGGCGCTGGTCGGCGGCCTCATCTTCGCGGTGGTTTTCGCCGGGGCACGGTTGCTCACGGTTCCGCCGCTACCCGTTTCGTTCGCCGCTTGGCGCACGCCGGCGGCGGATTATGGCTTCACGGTGCTGGAGTCGCTGGGGAGCCGCGACGCCCTGCTGCTCGAGCTCGGTGTCCTGGGGCTTTGGCTGGGTTACCAGCGTTCGTTCGTCGCCCTTGCCCATGGGGTGATTGCAGCGATCTTTGCGCTCTCGCTGGGCTGGATGGGAGACCACGTCTTTGCCTCCCCGCCGTTCGACCCCCATGTGTTGCGCGGATGCGTGGCATTTGGCTTTGTCGCGGTTCTTTTGGCGCCAGCATTCCGGAAGGTCGGGGGGCGGGTGGTGTACGCCGTGGCGGCGGCGCTGGTTGCGGCCTTGGGGTTTGCCCGCATTTACCTGGACCGCGGCGAATTACCTGCGGTGCTGTTCGCTCTGACGATCGGTCTGGCCTGGTTGATTCCGCTGGGAATCGCCTGCCGCAGGCATTGCGAAGCGAAAGCGTCGTCGCCGGCTGCTGCATCGCTGGTGACGGCCTGCCTGACGTTGGTGCTGGCCGTCGAAGCCATGCGGCACGGGCCGGCGGAATTCGTGCACGCCCCGCTCGTGCAGCGGATGACGACCGCCGAGTGGCTCGCGGACGGTTGGAGACGACTGCCGGCCTGCCGGCTGCAGCCGTTGGGGCGGCCGCATCAGCCTCTGCCGATTCAGTGGGCGAGCACTCTGGAAGCCATTCGGGAGAACCTCGGAAAGCTGGGCTGGCGCATGGCGACGCCGTTGTCCTGGCGGTCGGGACTGCAATGGTTCAATCCCCGAGCGAGACCGGAGGACTGGCCGGTACTGGCGCGTTTCAACGAGGAAAGCGAAGACACTTTGCGTATGTTACGACCCGAAAACGGCGGGCGCTGGATGGTGCTGCGGCTGTGGCCGAGCCGGTTCGTACTGGCGGAAAACGACATCCCGCTTTGGGTCGGCAGGATCGATCTGCTCGAAGCGGTCAACCGCTTCGGTTTTCTGGGCTATTTCCGGGAGGTGGGAGACTCGGACCGCATCGATGCCGCCGCGATCCTGACGCCGGAGCGCGTCCTGGATCTCATCGCCACCCCGGTGGTGCGGGATCCCGGATACCCTGCGGTTCTGATCCGGGATCGCTGAAAGCCAATGCCTTAGCGTTTCATCATGTCGAAGAATTCGCGGTTGGTCTTCGAATCCTTGAGCTTGCCCAGCAGGAACTCGTTGGCCGCCATTTCGTCCATGGGCTGCAGTATCTTACGCAGAATCCAACTTTTTTGCAGTTCGTCCGGATCGACGAGGTATTCTTCGCGACGTGTGCCCGAACGGTTGATGTTGATGGCGGGGTAGATGCGCCGCTCCGCGATCTTGCGTTCGAGGTGCAGTTCCATGTTGCCGGTGCCCTTGAATTCTTCGTAGATCACTTCATCCATACGCGATCCGGTATCGATCAGGGCGGTGGCAATGATGGTCAGGCTGCCACCTTCTTCGATGTTGCGGGCCGCGCCGAAGAAGCGCTTGGGGCGTTCCAGGGCATTGGCGTCGACGCCGCCGGTCAGCACTTTGCCCGAGGATGGCACCACGGTGTTGTAGGCGCGCGCCAGTCGGGTGATGGAATCCAGCAGGATGACCACGTCCCGCTTGTGTTCGACCAGGCGTTTGGCCTTTTCGATGACCATTTCGGCGACCTGCACATGGCGCGCGGGCGGCTCGTCGAAGGTGCTGGAGACGACCTCGCCCTTGACGCTGCGCTGCATCTCAGTGACTTCCTCCGGCCGTTCGTCGATGAGCAGCACGATCAGATAGCACTCGGGATTCTTCTCTGCGATGGAATGGGCGACGTTCTGCAGTATCATCGTCTTGCCCGCCTTTGGCGGCGATACGATCAGTCCGCGCTGGCCCTTGCCGATGGGGGCGACCAGGTCGATCACCCGGGCGGTCAGGTCTTCCGTGGTGCCGTTGCCCAGTTCCAGCACGAAACGCTGGACCGGGAACAGCGGTGTCAGGTTCGAGAACAGGATTTTGTGCTTGGCGTTTTCCGGCGGTTCGTAATTGATCTGCTCGACCTTGAGCATGGCGAAATAACGTTCGCTGTCCTTGGGCGGCCGTATCTTGCCGGAAATGGTGTCGCCGGTGCGCAGGCTGAAGCGCCGGATCTGGCTCGGCGAGACATAGATGTCATCGGGTCCGGCGAGGAAGGAGCTGTCCGGCGAGCGCAGGAATCCGAAGCCATCCTGCAAAATTTCCAGCACCCCGTCGCCATAGATGTCTTCGCCGCTTTTTGCCAGTTTCTTCAGGATGGAAAAGATCAGGTCCTGTTTGCGGGTTCGGGCGACGCCTTCGATGTCCAGGGATTCGGCGATTTCGATCAGTTCGGATACGGGCTTGCGCTTGAGGTCAGTGAGGTTCATGCGTTTCCATTAAGGAATTTATCGGGATATGGAAAAAGTCCGGGAGAATTGGCCAGGAAGGCCGTTGGACTTGGGGTCAGGGTTAATCCGGCAGAAAGCTGCCGGCTCAGGGGAAAAACGGGGCGCTCGATGCTTCGGACGAATAGGGCACTCGCTTCCGAGGAATGACGGCGAATGCCCGGGAGATTACAGATTACCTTCGAGGAAGGCCGCGAGCTGGGATTTGGTCAATGCGCCCACCTTGGTGGCGACCACTTCACCGCCCTTGAATACCATCAAGGTGGGAATGCCCCGTACACCGTAGCGCTGAGGGGTCGCCGGGTTGTCGTCGATGTTGAGCTTGGCCACGGTCAGGCGGCCTTCGTATTCGCCGGCGATTTCGTCAAGGATGGGCGCGATCATCTTGCACGGGCCGCACCATTCGGCCCAGTAGTCCACCAGCACCGGTCCGGGTGCCTTGAGGACTTTGTCTTCGAATTCAGCGTCGGTCACGTGAAGGATTTTGTCACTGCTCACTTGGGCGGCTCCTCGTAGGTGATCACCGGCCCGCTCCCTGGACTAAAGGCGTGCCTGCAGCGGGCTGTGATTGCGTAGATGGCTGGCATTTTCGGGCCAAAACGTCATGGATGCAAGCCCTCTTCGAGACGCCGGGGGGCCGGGAATCGGCCAGGACGTGGATTCAGGCGACCTGCCGCCGCGCTTCGCCTTTCCCCAGACACCCGACGACGGTTTGACGGGCCGCGTGGGCCAGTTCGTCGCGGTTGAGGTGGTCGCTCTCGATGGCGGCGCCGAAACTCAGTTC
This genomic window contains:
- a CDS encoding acetyltransferase; translation: MFLKKKQNGHLVEILGLGDLFNPMHKMVPGRLHYGEELQDPEKFDKSDLVFPSGEELPRCWVDPHYRDSELKK
- the nfi gene encoding deoxyribonuclease V (cleaves DNA at apurinic or apyrimidinic sites) — protein: MGLALRHAHRWDLSPREAAGLQARLRPLVLAEDALPAEIRAVAGVDVGFEDRGRITRAAVAVLDFPSLRLIDQSIVRQPTCFPYIPGLLSFRELPALLEALERLNFLPELILVDGHGYAHPRRFGIACHLGVLTEIPTIGVGKTRLVGTHGELAEERGSWIPLIDSDEIVGAVVRTRRGVQPVYVSVGHRLSLSTAVDWVLRCAPRYRLPETTRQAHRLASD
- the mazG gene encoding nucleoside triphosphate pyrophosphohydrolase, which translates into the protein MQQTRRLLEIMARLRDPDTGCPWDRQQDFASLVPYTLEEAYEVADAIERGDFTDLRNELGDLLLQVAFHSRMAEEQGLFDFEAVAAAIADKLERRHPHVFAGVDFASDTERLRYWETSKLEEQSEQTGQPPGSILEGVATALPALMEAQKLQKRAARHGFDWDSPAEVLGKVREELDELEQAVASGDTAHVREEMGDLLFVLVNLARHLDVDAETALREGNRKFRRRFRFIEACVERAGKQLADCTLAELDAFWDEAKRAGH
- a CDS encoding carbohydrate kinase family protein; its protein translation is MSALICGSMAYDTIMVFQDRFKHHILPDQVHILNVSFLVPELRREYGGCAGNIAYNLKLLGHDPLPMATVGRDFGPYAQWLAYCGIRRDYIRTIEDSYTAQAYITTDMDDNQITAFHPGAMSFSHLNDVPTDAGIRLGIVAPDGKEGMLQHARQFADARIPFIFDPGQGMPMFDGEELLKFVELANWVTLNDYEARLMQERTGLNPSRLAERVDAVIVTRGAGGSLIYAAGACHEIPAARPTAVLDPTGCGDAYRAGLIYGLLEDLDWVTTGRIASLMGAIKVETAGTQNHSFSLESFRERFRENFDYAF
- a CDS encoding diacylglycerol kinase gives rise to the protein MAGQNLKGFARLYAAFINSLAGFRATWRHEEAFRQECWLALAGVPLGLWLGESGIERAFLVGVLINVLIVELLNTAVEVTIDRIGIERNNLSGRAKDIGSAAVLSSLVLAGGVWLLILIR
- a CDS encoding cellulose-binding domain-containing protein — translated: MDMKRNGFLRRPLWLLALGSCVCAVSPTWAAYTCGFQYTVTSQSADAFSASVKVTNMGDALSEWTISWNMPDGQRITRLWNARWSQKRATVKVRNLESNRNVASGGVIEFGFDASHTGTNGIPASMTLNGAQCSSTPTPTPTPTPTPTPTPTPTPTPTPTPTPTPTPTPTPTPTPTPTANPIGINITGLSYYGTEVPFLNLFKLSEPWLTQCDAYQDPNCSAFVEPGGSSWNTREQAKLILDSNGYPRSLPDPAQGAATGTNYTSVATLVPTGLNSANPAGRFIVLYDGEGALAYGRGASRNALLSSPGRDVIDVSTDGIQTWIQVSIKVTDPNKTGNHIRNLRVLQAGGVCSNDPAAYCDPSAAQSGCASGGSCRSFEQVYPTQPFDPRFLRNLAGFKAVRFMAFQNTNNSQVELWADRTLPDDVTWVSERGDGGPVEMAVALGNQLNADIWVNMPTHADDGYVRSFAALVKNTLAASRKVYVEYSNEAWNGAFSAGSWMENQALTRWAGASDTPFGKRLQWYGMRTAQICDIWKEVWGAAFDRVVCVLGAQASNTWTATQALDCPLWAAENGGTPCVQHGIRALAIAPYFGYYLGLPENQTVMDAWTGQADGGLASLFAELLQGGSFANGPTGGALEEARRQMLQYKVAAAEYGLELVAYEGGQHLAGVGEVANDNAVTDLFLAANRDGRMGPVYTRHLNDWGAAGGGLYNLWNSVEPYSKWGAWGLLEYRDQGGAPKYDAVKGLLSQ
- the gcvH gene encoding glycine cleavage system protein GcvH; this encodes MSNLPAGLKYAKTHEWARLEADGTVKVGISDHAQEALGDLVYLELPAVGRRVRAGEACAVIESVKTAADVNSPLSGEIVARNEALADAPERVNQSPYEAWLFAVRPEDISELDRLFDAEHYRAIAEG
- the apbC gene encoding iron-sulfur cluster carrier protein ApbC, whose translation is MSVTQADVEAALKNFVDPNLGVDWFAAKSVKKMSVDGDRVSLSIALGYPAGSCRDELAQAAKAAIQAAVGAAEVEIDIVSEIVSHAVQKGLKPMPGVRNIIAVASGKGGVGKSTTAVNLALALAAEGARVGILDADIHGPSQPLMLGVSGRPETEGRKIRPIVAHGLQSMSIGYLIDEDTPMIWRGPMVVGALQQLLNDTLWEDLDYLIVDLPPGTGDIQLSLAQQIPVSGAVIVTTPQDIALLDAQKGLKMFEKVSIPVLGIIENMSIHVCSRCGHAEPIFGEGGGEKMAHKYGTELLGQLPLNRSIREDADGGRPTVIAAPDSEPARIYRSIARKAAARLALKAKDYSGRFPTITVVNN